A single Sphingopyxis chilensis DNA region contains:
- a CDS encoding HU family DNA-binding protein, translating to MNHAELSDAVATSLGASKADGKKAVDAVFAAISDAAAKGDEVSVNGFGKFKVKETAAREGRNPSTGATIQIAAAKKLTFGAAKAVKDRLNG from the coding sequence ATGAACCATGCGGAACTTTCCGACGCAGTCGCCACCTCGCTTGGCGCGAGCAAGGCCGACGGCAAGAAGGCCGTCGACGCCGTCTTCGCCGCGATCTCCGATGCTGCCGCTAAAGGCGACGAAGTGTCGGTCAACGGCTTCGGCAAGTTCAAGGTCAAGGAAACGGCCGCACGCGAAGGCCGTAATCCCTCGACCGGCGCAACGATCCAGATTGCTGCTGCGAAGAAACTGACCTTCGGCGCCGCGAAAGCCGTCAAGGACCGGCTGAACGGCTGA
- a CDS encoding conjugal transfer protein TraG, with protein sequence MTPTKLLVGQIFLVFAIMIAGLWAATQWAAAMLGHQPQLGAAWFEFFGMPVYRPWQLFAWWYHYEAYAPEVFDKAGALAAASGFFGCAAAIGGSLWRARQSSQVTTYGSARWATGNEVRRAGLHGEAGVFLGRLGSRYLRHDGPEHVMAFAPTRSGKGVGLVVPTLLSWTGSAVIHDIKGENWKLTAGWRSKFSHALMFNPTVLASARYNPLLEVRRGEHEVRDVQNIADILVDPEGALERRNHWEKTSHALLVGAILHILYAEEEKTLARVATFLSDPQRPFVATLKRMMSTNHLGTEDAPRVHPVVASAARELLNKSENERSGVLSTAMSFLGLYRDPTVAEVTSRSDFRIADLIDGETPLSLYLVVPPSDISRTKPLVRLILNQIGRRLTEKLDDRSSKLRRHQLLMMLDEFPALGRLDFFETSLAFMAGYGVRAFLIAQSLNQIEKAYGEHNSILDNCHVRVAFATNDERTARRISDALGVATEQRAMRNYAGHRLAPWLAHVMVSRQETARPLLTQGEVMALPPEDELVLVSGMAPIRAKKLRYFEDANFADRRLDPPKSDGLRLDRPKPRPNDWGSFARRTDIRLVAAAEGEETQDDGGLQQQRTPEIAEEAPAPAEPTKQLDMLGLEKDDDDAAADKRAIEQARGPESMRRAHAINQGDDDDTLPSF encoded by the coding sequence ATGACCCCCACCAAATTGCTTGTCGGACAGATATTTCTCGTCTTCGCGATCATGATCGCGGGGCTATGGGCAGCCACGCAGTGGGCCGCCGCGATGCTCGGCCATCAGCCGCAGCTCGGCGCGGCATGGTTCGAGTTCTTCGGCATGCCCGTCTACCGTCCCTGGCAGCTGTTCGCCTGGTGGTATCATTACGAAGCCTATGCGCCCGAGGTCTTCGACAAGGCCGGCGCACTCGCCGCCGCAAGCGGCTTCTTCGGTTGCGCCGCGGCTATCGGAGGGTCGCTCTGGCGCGCGCGCCAGTCGAGCCAGGTCACCACTTACGGCTCGGCACGCTGGGCGACGGGGAACGAAGTCCGCCGCGCCGGACTGCACGGCGAGGCCGGCGTGTTCCTGGGGCGTCTCGGCTCGCGCTATCTGCGTCACGACGGTCCCGAACATGTCATGGCGTTCGCGCCGACGCGCTCGGGGAAGGGCGTCGGGCTGGTTGTCCCGACCTTGCTCAGCTGGACCGGCAGCGCGGTCATCCATGACATCAAGGGCGAGAACTGGAAGCTGACCGCCGGCTGGCGCTCGAAATTCTCGCACGCGCTGATGTTCAACCCCACCGTCCTCGCGTCGGCGCGCTATAATCCGCTGCTCGAGGTGCGCCGCGGCGAGCATGAAGTGCGCGACGTCCAGAATATCGCCGACATTCTCGTCGACCCCGAGGGCGCGCTCGAACGCCGCAATCATTGGGAAAAGACGTCGCACGCGCTGCTCGTCGGCGCGATCCTCCACATCCTCTACGCCGAGGAGGAAAAGACCCTCGCGCGCGTCGCGACCTTTCTCTCCGATCCGCAGCGACCCTTCGTCGCGACGCTGAAGCGGATGATGTCCACCAATCATCTCGGCACCGAGGATGCGCCGCGGGTCCATCCGGTCGTTGCCTCCGCCGCGCGCGAGCTTTTGAACAAGAGCGAGAATGAACGCTCGGGGGTGCTCTCGACCGCGATGTCGTTTCTCGGCCTCTACCGCGATCCGACCGTGGCCGAGGTGACGTCGCGCAGCGATTTCAGGATCGCCGATCTCATCGACGGCGAGACGCCGCTGTCGCTCTATCTCGTCGTGCCGCCCTCGGACATCAGTCGCACCAAGCCGCTCGTCCGCCTCATCCTGAACCAGATCGGCCGCCGTCTGACCGAGAAGCTCGACGATCGCAGCTCGAAGCTGCGCCGTCACCAGTTATTGATGATGCTCGACGAGTTTCCGGCGCTCGGGCGGCTCGACTTTTTCGAGACGAGCCTCGCTTTCATGGCGGGTTATGGCGTGCGCGCCTTTCTGATCGCCCAGTCGCTGAACCAGATCGAGAAGGCTTACGGCGAGCATAATTCGATCCTCGACAACTGCCATGTCCGCGTCGCCTTCGCGACCAACGACGAGCGCACCGCGCGGCGGATATCTGATGCGCTCGGCGTCGCGACCGAGCAGCGCGCGATGCGCAACTATGCCGGGCACCGGCTCGCACCCTGGCTCGCGCATGTCATGGTCAGCCGACAGGAAACCGCGCGGCCGCTGCTGACGCAGGGCGAGGTCATGGCGCTGCCGCCCGAAGACGAGCTCGTCCTCGTCTCGGGGATGGCGCCAATCCGCGCGAAGAAGCTGCGCTATTTTGAAGATGCGAACTTCGCCGACCGGCGGCTCGACCCGCCGAAATCGGATGGCCTCCGGCTCGACCGGCCCAAACCGCGGCCGAACGACTGGGGGAGCTTCGCGCGTCGGACCGATATCCGCCTCGTGGCCGCGGCCGAGGGCGAAGAGACGCAGGATGACGGCGGTCTTCAGCAGCAGCGCACGCCCGAGATCGCCGAAGAGGCGCCGGCCCCCGCCGAGCCGACGAAGCAGCTCGACATGCTCGGCCTCGAGAAGGACGATGACGATGCCGCGGCCGACAAGCGTGCGATCGAGCAGGCGCGTGGGCCGGAGAGCATGCGGCGCGCGCATGCGATCAACCAGGGTGACGACGACGACACCCTGCCGAGCTTCTGA
- the trbJ gene encoding P-type conjugative transfer protein TrbJ, with protein sequence MKKFVMALLLGAAAASIPVVPAHAIPVFDSANYSQNLLTAARTLQQINQQIQSLQNEAQMLVNQQRNLATIDFPQMTALQQRLSQIDRLMGQAQGIDFRIDTLDEQFRQSFPTSFEHLATRDARIAAAKARLDAEMASFRQAMAVQSGIVENVRGDAEALKAIVERSQGAAGGLQAAQATNQLLALAAKQQFQIQQLMSAQFREATRERARRAQVEREARASTKRFLGDGKAWTPPR encoded by the coding sequence ATGAAGAAGTTCGTGATGGCCTTGCTGCTCGGCGCCGCCGCCGCGTCGATTCCGGTCGTTCCGGCCCACGCGATTCCGGTGTTCGACAGCGCCAATTATTCGCAGAATCTGCTCACCGCGGCGCGCACGCTCCAGCAGATCAACCAGCAGATCCAGTCGCTCCAGAATGAAGCGCAGATGCTGGTTAATCAGCAGAGGAATCTGGCGACGATCGACTTCCCGCAGATGACGGCCTTGCAGCAGCGCCTCTCCCAGATCGACCGGTTGATGGGGCAGGCGCAGGGGATCGACTTTCGCATCGACACGCTCGACGAGCAGTTCCGCCAGTCCTTCCCGACCAGTTTCGAGCATCTGGCGACGCGCGACGCGCGCATCGCTGCCGCCAAGGCGCGGCTCGATGCCGAGATGGCGTCGTTCCGGCAAGCGATGGCGGTGCAGAGCGGCATTGTCGAGAATGTTCGGGGTGACGCCGAGGCTTTGAAAGCGATCGTCGAGCGGAGCCAGGGCGCCGCGGGCGGCCTCCAGGCCGCGCAGGCGACCAACCAGCTGCTCGCGCTCGCGGCAAAGCAGCAGTTCCAGATTCAGCAGCTGATGTCGGCGCAGTTCCGCGAGGCGACGCGCGAACGCGCGCGGCGCGCGCAGGTCGAGCGCGAAGCGCGCGCGTCGACCAAGCGCTTCCTCGGCGACGGCAAGGCGTGGACGCCGCCGCGCTGA
- the trbB gene encoding P-type conjugative transfer ATPase TrbB, giving the protein MSETLSAARSRAMLRTAMGPAIAAALADAAVVEIMINPDGRLWIDRLGEGRCDTGTRFEPAQVERIIRLVASHARTEAHASAPIVSAELPPHGEGAGERFEGVLPPVATAPCFAIRKPAAKIHTLGDYVAGGILSAKKARLLAVAVAERRNILVVGGTSSGKTTLANALLAEMGGLDERVILIEDTRELQCAARDVVALRTRAPVGNGAGAVTMADLVRSTLRLRPDRIIVGEVRGREALDMLKAWNTGHPGGIATIHANSAAAALYRLEQLVQELTVTVPRALIAEAIDVVIFIAGRGLARRVETVARVAGLRTDGSYAIEDVTLTD; this is encoded by the coding sequence ATGAGCGAGACTTTGTCCGCCGCGCGCAGCCGCGCGATGCTCCGGACCGCGATGGGGCCGGCGATCGCCGCCGCGCTCGCGGATGCCGCCGTCGTCGAGATCATGATCAATCCCGACGGTCGGTTGTGGATCGACCGGCTCGGCGAGGGCCGGTGCGATACGGGCACGCGCTTCGAGCCCGCGCAGGTCGAGCGGATCATCCGCCTCGTTGCCTCGCATGCCCGCACCGAGGCACATGCGAGCGCGCCGATCGTGTCGGCCGAGCTGCCGCCACATGGCGAAGGGGCGGGCGAACGCTTCGAGGGCGTTTTGCCGCCGGTCGCGACGGCGCCCTGCTTCGCGATCCGCAAGCCCGCCGCGAAGATCCACACGCTCGGCGATTATGTTGCGGGCGGCATCCTGTCGGCGAAGAAAGCGCGGCTGCTCGCCGTCGCGGTTGCCGAACGCCGCAATATCCTCGTTGTCGGGGGTACCTCGTCGGGCAAGACCACGCTCGCCAATGCGCTGCTCGCCGAAATGGGCGGGCTCGACGAACGCGTCATCCTGATCGAGGACACGCGCGAGCTGCAATGCGCCGCGCGCGATGTCGTCGCGCTCCGCACGCGTGCGCCCGTCGGCAACGGCGCGGGCGCGGTGACGATGGCGGACCTTGTTCGCTCGACCTTGCGGTTGCGCCCCGACCGGATCATCGTCGGCGAGGTGCGCGGGCGCGAGGCGCTCGACATGCTCAAGGCGTGGAATACCGGGCATCCCGGCGGCATCGCGACGATCCACGCCAACAGCGCCGCAGCCGCGCTCTACCGGCTCGAGCAGCTCGTCCAGGAACTCACCGTCACCGTGCCGCGCGCGCTGATCGCCGAGGCGATCGACGTCGTGATCTTTATCGCCGGTCGCGGGCTTGCCCGCCGCGTCGAGACGGTCGCGCGCGTCGCGGGCCTGCGGACCGACGGTTCATACGCCATCGAAGATGTCACGCTGACCGATTGA
- the trbE gene encoding conjugal transfer protein TrbE — MLNLREYRRTTDRLADHLPWAALVAPGVVLNKDGSFSRMLAFRGPDLESATEAELVSVAARANNVLKRFGSGWALHIEAERRAAPGYPASRFPDAASRLVDEERRAAFESAEAHHESDFTLTLTYLPPADRNDRAGRWLVERGEAGKTRDWREALATFVAETNRVLDLFAGFMPKVRALDDGETLTYLHGTISERRHGVATPSTPIYLDGLLADTPLVGGLEPMLGERHLRTLTILGFPSLTRPAILDGLNHQGFSYRWVTRFIALDKVEATKALTRLRRQWFNKRKSVAALLREVMYNQPAQLLDSDADNKMVDADLALQALGGDHVAFGHLTTTITVADADRARVEEKLRGVERIVNGLGFTSIREGVNAVEAWLGSLPGQVYANVRQPLVHTLNLAHLMPLSSVWAGPARNAHLGGPPLLHAETSGSTPFRLSTHVGDVGHMMIVGPTGAGKSVLLALLALQFRRYAGAQVTIFDKGASARAAVLAMGGAHHALGLGGEGDAAGEGGIAFQPLRMIDHADERAWAATWIASLLAGEAVAVTPEIKEALWSALTSLASAPPEERTLTGLSLLLQSAPLRAALAPYTLEGPFGRLLDAAEEDLALADVICFETEALMGQAGVVAPVLSYLFHRLEERFNGRPTLLILDEAWVFLDHPLFAARIREWLKVLRKKNVSVIFATQSLADIADSAIAPAIIESCPQRILLPNDRAVEPQSAAAYARFGLNARQIELIARATPKRQYYLQSARGNRLFELGLGPVALALCGASDPEVQKMIDRILAEHGRADFAARFLAERGLPWAAGLLGRFDAPHDPQKES, encoded by the coding sequence ATGCTGAATTTGCGCGAATACCGCCGGACGACCGATCGGCTCGCCGACCATCTCCCCTGGGCCGCGCTCGTCGCGCCGGGCGTTGTCCTCAACAAGGATGGCAGCTTCAGCCGGATGCTCGCCTTTCGCGGTCCCGACCTCGAGTCCGCGACCGAGGCCGAGCTCGTTTCGGTCGCCGCCCGGGCCAACAATGTCCTCAAGCGCTTCGGCTCGGGATGGGCGCTTCATATCGAGGCCGAGCGCCGCGCGGCGCCGGGCTATCCCGCGAGCCGCTTTCCCGACGCTGCCTCCCGGCTCGTCGACGAGGAAAGGCGCGCGGCGTTCGAAAGCGCCGAGGCGCATCATGAGAGCGACTTCACGCTCACGCTGACCTATCTGCCGCCCGCCGACCGGAACGACCGCGCGGGGCGATGGCTTGTCGAGCGCGGCGAGGCGGGCAAGACGCGCGACTGGCGCGAAGCGCTCGCGACGTTCGTCGCCGAGACGAACCGCGTGCTCGACCTCTTCGCCGGCTTCATGCCCAAGGTGCGCGCCTTGGACGACGGCGAGACGCTGACCTATCTTCATGGCACGATCTCGGAGCGGCGGCATGGCGTCGCGACTCCTTCGACGCCAATCTATCTCGACGGGCTGCTTGCCGACACGCCGCTCGTCGGCGGGCTCGAGCCGATGCTCGGTGAGCGGCACTTGCGGACCCTCACCATTCTCGGCTTTCCCAGCCTTACCCGCCCCGCCATCCTAGATGGGCTCAATCATCAAGGATTTTCATACCGTTGGGTGACGCGCTTCATAGCGCTCGACAAGGTGGAGGCCACCAAGGCGCTGACACGGCTGCGCCGCCAATGGTTCAACAAGCGCAAGTCGGTCGCGGCGCTGCTTCGCGAGGTTATGTATAACCAGCCGGCGCAGCTGCTCGACAGCGATGCCGACAACAAGATGGTCGATGCCGACCTCGCGCTCCAGGCGCTCGGCGGCGATCATGTGGCCTTCGGCCACCTCACGACGACGATCACCGTCGCCGACGCCGACCGGGCACGCGTCGAGGAAAAGCTGCGCGGCGTGGAGCGGATCGTGAACGGGCTCGGCTTCACTTCGATCCGCGAGGGCGTCAATGCGGTCGAAGCCTGGCTCGGCTCGCTCCCGGGCCAGGTCTACGCCAACGTCCGCCAGCCGCTCGTTCACACGCTCAACCTGGCGCATCTGATGCCGCTGTCGTCGGTGTGGGCGGGACCGGCGCGCAATGCCCATCTCGGCGGACCGCCGCTGCTCCATGCCGAGACCAGCGGTTCGACGCCGTTCCGGCTCTCGACCCATGTCGGCGACGTCGGCCATATGATGATCGTGGGTCCGACCGGTGCGGGCAAGTCGGTGCTGCTGGCGCTGCTGGCGCTCCAGTTCCGCCGCTATGCCGGTGCGCAGGTCACTATCTTCGACAAGGGCGCGTCGGCGCGCGCCGCGGTCCTCGCCATGGGCGGCGCGCATCATGCGCTCGGCCTTGGCGGCGAAGGCGATGCCGCGGGGGAGGGCGGTATCGCCTTCCAGCCGCTGCGCATGATCGACCATGCCGACGAGCGCGCCTGGGCCGCGACCTGGATCGCGTCGCTGCTCGCCGGTGAGGCGGTCGCGGTGACCCCCGAGATCAAGGAGGCGCTCTGGTCGGCGCTCACCAGCCTTGCCAGCGCGCCACCCGAGGAGCGTACACTCACCGGCCTGTCGTTGCTGCTGCAATCGGCGCCGCTGCGCGCGGCCCTCGCACCGTACACGCTCGAAGGGCCGTTCGGGCGGCTGCTCGACGCCGCCGAGGAGGATCTCGCGCTCGCCGACGTCATATGCTTCGAGACCGAGGCGCTGATGGGGCAGGCGGGCGTCGTCGCGCCGGTGCTGAGCTATTTGTTCCACCGGCTCGAGGAACGGTTCAACGGGCGGCCGACGCTCCTGATCCTCGACGAGGCCTGGGTCTTTCTCGACCATCCATTGTTCGCCGCGCGCATCCGCGAATGGCTCAAGGTGCTGCGCAAGAAGAATGTGTCGGTGATCTTCGCGACGCAGAGTCTTGCCGATATCGCGGACAGCGCGATCGCACCCGCGATTATCGAAAGCTGCCCGCAGCGCATTTTGCTGCCGAACGATCGCGCGGTCGAGCCGCAGAGCGCAGCGGCCTATGCGCGCTTCGGGCTCAACGCGCGCCAGATCGAGCTGATCGCGCGCGCGACCCCCAAGCGGCAATATTATCTGCAGTCGGCGCGGGGGAACCGGCTGTTCGAGCTCGGGCTCGGCCCCGTTGCGCTCGCGCTCTGCGGCGCCTCCGATCCCGAAGTCCAGAAAATGATCGACCGCATCCTTGCCGAGCATGGGCGCGCGGATTTTGCCGCCCGTTTCCTCGCCGAGCGCGGCCTGCCTTGGGCAGCCGGGCTGCTCGGCCGCTTCGACGCGCCCCATGACCCCCAGAAGGAGAGTTGA
- a CDS encoding TrbC/VirB2 family protein, producing MRANFPTHSRNTIAMAAIAAGLLFAATARAAGSGMPWEEPLQQVLESVQGPVAKIIAVIIIITTGLTLAFGETGGGFRKLIQIVFGLSIAFAASSFFLSFFSFGGGALIA from the coding sequence ATGAGGGCCAACTTTCCAACGCATAGTCGCAACACGATCGCGATGGCCGCCATCGCCGCGGGTCTTTTGTTCGCGGCGACCGCCCGGGCCGCGGGTTCGGGCATGCCGTGGGAGGAGCCGCTCCAGCAGGTGCTCGAATCGGTGCAGGGGCCGGTCGCCAAGATCATTGCGGTGATCATCATCATCACCACGGGGCTGACGCTCGCCTTCGGCGAGACGGGCGGCGGCTTTCGCAAGCTGATCCAGATCGTCTTCGGCCTGTCGATCGCCTTCGCGGCCTCGAGCTTCTTCCTGAGCTTCTTCAGCTTCGGCGGCGGAGCGCTGATCGCATGA
- the trbG gene encoding P-type conjugative transfer protein TrbG, whose product MIRFLILSASLAALAPPVLARGVPVVASAQKAAIREPAASGFRNAVQVYPFADGMLYRLFTAPGRVSDIALEPGETLVSAAAGDTARWTVGDTTSGSGAARRTHLLVKPFAAGLSTNLVIATDRRVYHVQLTSTASTAMSAIRWTYPQDELLALASRKAAEEGARPVSAGIAIEDLDFGYAISGDKPAWRPLRAFDDGRQTWIEFPATIAAGEAPPLFVLGADGAAELVNYRVAGRFYVVDRLFAAAELRLGGKKQKIVRITRTGKPAAKRGRGA is encoded by the coding sequence ATGATCCGCTTCCTGATCCTGTCCGCGAGCCTCGCGGCTCTCGCACCGCCGGTTCTTGCGCGCGGCGTACCCGTCGTCGCCTCGGCACAGAAGGCTGCGATCCGCGAGCCTGCGGCATCGGGCTTTAGGAATGCCGTGCAGGTCTATCCTTTCGCCGACGGCATGCTTTACCGGCTCTTCACGGCGCCGGGCCGGGTCAGCGACATCGCGCTCGAACCCGGCGAGACGCTTGTCTCGGCCGCGGCGGGCGATACGGCCCGCTGGACGGTCGGCGACACGACCAGCGGAAGCGGCGCGGCGCGGCGAACGCACCTCCTCGTCAAGCCCTTCGCGGCTGGACTGTCCACGAACCTCGTCATCGCGACCGACCGGCGCGTCTATCATGTCCAGCTGACGAGCACCGCATCAACCGCGATGTCCGCGATCCGCTGGACCTATCCGCAGGATGAACTGCTCGCGCTTGCAAGTCGCAAGGCGGCCGAAGAGGGTGCGCGCCCCGTGTCCGCCGGCATTGCGATCGAAGATCTCGATTTCGGCTATGCGATCAGCGGCGACAAGCCCGCGTGGCGACCACTGCGCGCCTTCGACGACGGGCGCCAGACCTGGATCGAGTTTCCGGCAACCATCGCAGCCGGCGAAGCGCCTCCGCTGTTCGTCCTTGGCGCGGACGGCGCGGCCGAACTCGTCAACTACCGCGTCGCTGGACGTTTTTATGTCGTCGATCGGCTGTTTGCCGCCGCCGAGCTCCGGCTCGGCGGCAAGAAGCAGAAGATCGTCCGTATCACGCGGACCGGCAAGCCGGCAGCGAAGCGGGGGAGGGGCGCATGA
- a CDS encoding VirB3 family type IV secretion system protein produces MTGGQHIDGFEAPLHRALAEPILLAGAPRAIAILNGTIAAALGLGLQQWVAGVALWALGHSAAVIAAKHDPDFAPVLLRHLRQKGHFSC; encoded by the coding sequence ATGACCGGTGGCCAGCATATCGACGGGTTCGAGGCGCCGCTGCACCGCGCGCTCGCCGAGCCGATCCTGCTCGCCGGCGCGCCGCGCGCGATCGCCATCCTCAACGGCACCATCGCAGCGGCGCTCGGACTCGGGCTCCAGCAATGGGTCGCGGGCGTCGCGCTCTGGGCGCTCGGTCACAGCGCCGCCGTGATCGCGGCGAAGCACGACCCCGATTTCGCGCCGGTGCTCTTGCGGCACCTGCGTCAGAAGGGGCATTTCTCATGCTGA
- a CDS encoding CopG family transcriptional regulator, with the protein MRYQLFLPEELSARFEALAAKPGASKSAILVDALTAWLGRQAVSELETRFSARLDRMSLALGRIERDGHILLESLALFIRYQLMIQAPLADGDAAARAVGRDRFNTFVERVAEAMASGTRTLGAAPQNRGKMS; encoded by the coding sequence GTGCGCTACCAGCTCTTCCTTCCCGAGGAACTGAGCGCACGCTTCGAGGCGCTCGCCGCGAAGCCCGGCGCGAGCAAATCGGCGATCCTCGTCGACGCGCTTACCGCCTGGCTCGGCCGCCAGGCCGTGTCCGAACTCGAGACCCGGTTCAGCGCCCGCCTCGACCGCATGTCGCTGGCGCTCGGGCGGATCGAGCGCGACGGCCATATCCTCCTCGAAAGCCTCGCGCTGTTCATACGCTACCAGCTGATGATCCAGGCGCCGCTCGCCGACGGTGACGCGGCGGCGCGCGCCGTCGGGCGCGACCGCTTCAACACCTTCGTCGAGCGCGTCGCCGAGGCGATGGCGAGCGGCACGCGCACGCTCGGCGCCGCGCCTCAAAACAGGGGCAAGATGTCATGA
- the trbF gene encoding conjugal transfer protein TrbF produces the protein MIFKRALQRYGQTPEPETPYRRAGQLWDERIGSARVQAKNWRLMAFGGLVLTTGLSSALVWQSMQSRVVPYVVEVDKLGQAQAVAKAVADYRPSDAQIAWHLGRFITHIRSRSLDAVLMRENWLSAFDFATERGALFLGEYARASNPFVEVGRRTVSVQVTSIVRSSEDSFRVNWTEQAYERGSLSGTSRWTAVVTIKVKPPRSAEVLRKNPLGLYVDAIDWSRELETPVLPTLAAAEPPRALAAAPRAAAPSGSIPLGSPLDPGTAAPPASQPPLEGDAR, from the coding sequence ATGATATTCAAACGGGCCTTGCAGCGTTACGGGCAGACGCCCGAACCCGAAACGCCGTATCGGCGCGCCGGCCAGCTCTGGGACGAGCGCATCGGTTCGGCGCGCGTGCAGGCGAAGAACTGGCGGCTGATGGCGTTCGGCGGGCTGGTCCTGACGACCGGCCTGTCGTCGGCGCTCGTCTGGCAGTCGATGCAGAGCCGCGTCGTGCCCTATGTCGTCGAGGTCGACAAACTCGGGCAGGCGCAGGCGGTGGCGAAAGCCGTCGCCGACTACAGGCCGAGCGACGCGCAGATCGCATGGCATCTGGGCCGCTTCATCACCCATATCCGCTCGCGATCGCTCGATGCCGTGCTCATGCGCGAGAACTGGCTGTCCGCCTTTGATTTCGCGACCGAGCGGGGCGCGCTGTTTCTGGGCGAATATGCACGCGCTTCCAATCCCTTCGTCGAGGTCGGGCGCCGCACCGTCTCGGTGCAGGTCACAAGCATCGTTCGTTCGTCGGAGGACAGCTTCCGCGTCAACTGGACCGAGCAAGCCTATGAGCGCGGCAGCCTGTCGGGGACGTCGCGCTGGACGGCGGTGGTGACGATCAAGGTCAAGCCGCCGCGCTCGGCCGAGGTGCTGCGCAAGAATCCGCTCGGTCTTTATGTCGATGCCATCGACTGGAGCCGCGAGCTCGAGACGCCCGTGCTGCCGACGCTCGCGGCGGCCGAGCCGCCCCGCGCGCTCGCCGCGGCCCCGCGCGCAGCGGCGCCCTCCGGAAGCATCCCGCTCGGCTCGCCGCTCGATCCGGGCACGGCCGCCCCGCCGGCCTCGCAACCCCCGCTCGAAGGAGATGCTCGATGA
- the trbL gene encoding P-type conjugative transfer protein TrbL has protein sequence MDDLNIIDQFMAAFIAYIDSGFGLLGGDVGFLTSILVGIDITLAGLFWALGGEDDVIAKFLKKILYVGVFALILNSFQTLSEIIFRSFAGLGLTAGGSAIGPEDLLMPGRLAGTGFEAAWPLLEQAKELVGPIAFFDNFVEIAVLVTAWLIVIAAFFILAIQLFITILEFKLTSLAGFVLVPFALWNRTSFLAERVLGNVVSSGIKVMVLAVIVGIGSNFFADFTSALTGEDVTIEQAVSLMLASLALFGLSIFGPGIASGLVSGAPQLGAGSAVATTALAAGGLAMGGAGAVAAARGLGGAGLGAIRAGTAMGSAASTAYKLGQETSGSMTIGAGLGGIATAAKGGAVQRLRSAAAIEAAAERGERAAWNAGNSGSSSGTGAAAAADGSGPAAVDAAPAWAQRLQGQQNARHRRQMAVHAIRDGDRGGAGITPDIKERD, from the coding sequence ATGGACGATCTCAATATCATCGACCAGTTCATGGCGGCCTTCATCGCCTATATCGACAGCGGCTTCGGGCTGCTCGGCGGCGATGTCGGCTTCCTCACGAGCATCCTCGTCGGCATCGATATCACGCTCGCCGGTCTCTTCTGGGCGCTCGGCGGTGAGGACGATGTCATCGCGAAATTCCTCAAGAAGATACTCTACGTCGGCGTCTTCGCGCTGATCCTGAACAGTTTCCAGACTTTGTCGGAGATCATCTTCCGATCCTTCGCGGGCCTCGGGCTCACCGCCGGTGGCAGCGCGATCGGACCCGAAGATCTGCTGATGCCGGGGCGGCTCGCGGGCACCGGCTTCGAGGCGGCCTGGCCGCTGCTCGAACAGGCGAAGGAGTTGGTCGGCCCGATCGCCTTCTTCGACAATTTCGTCGAGATCGCGGTGCTCGTCACCGCCTGGCTGATCGTCATCGCCGCCTTCTTCATTCTCGCGATCCAGCTTTTCATCACGATCCTGGAATTCAAGCTCACCAGCCTCGCGGGCTTCGTGCTCGTGCCCTTCGCGCTGTGGAACCGTACTTCGTTCCTCGCCGAGCGCGTGCTCGGCAATGTCGTGAGTTCGGGCATCAAGGTCATGGTGCTCGCGGTGATCGTCGGCATCGGCTCCAACTTTTTCGCGGACTTCACGAGCGCGCTTACCGGCGAGGACGTAACGATCGAGCAGGCGGTATCGCTGATGCTCGCAAGCCTTGCGCTGTTCGGCCTCTCGATCTTCGGCCCCGGCATCGCCTCGGGTCTCGTCTCGGGCGCACCGCAGCTCGGCGCCGGTTCGGCTGTGGCGACCACCGCGCTTGCCGCGGGCGGGCTGGCGATGGGCGGTGCCGGCGCCGTCGCTGCCGCGCGGGGGCTGGGCGGTGCCGGGCTCGGTGCGATCCGCGCCGGCACCGCAATGGGGAGCGCCGCGTCGACGGCCTACAAACTCGGCCAGGAGACATCGGGCTCGATGACCATCGGCGCCGGGCTGGGAGGGATTGCTACGGCCGCCAAGGGCGGCGCCGTGCAGCGCCTGCGTTCGGCGGCTGCCATCGAGGCGGCTGCCGAACGCGGCGAGCGGGCCGCATGGAACGCGGGTAACTCTGGCTCTTCGAGCGGAACAGGCGCCGCCGCGGCCGCGGACGGTTCGGGGCCCGCTGCCGTCGATGCCGCGCCGGCCTGGGCGCAGCGGCTTCAGGGGCAGCAGAATGCGCGCCACCGACGCCAGATGGCGGTCCACGCCATCCGCGACGGCGATCGCGGCGGCGCCGGCATCACACCCGACATCAAGGAAAGGGACTAA